A stretch of Candidatus Thermoplasmatota archaeon DNA encodes these proteins:
- a CDS encoding PrsW family glutamic-type intramembrane protease has product MSQVEIAVVIGAAFVPALALLLLIQQAERRGHREGLGMLGATFLYGAVFAVVFALVLNPLATGVLSRFLPALDARFVAIVVAAPLVEEAVKAYG; this is encoded by the coding sequence GTGTCGCAGGTCGAGATCGCCGTCGTCATCGGCGCAGCGTTCGTGCCGGCGCTGGCGCTCCTGCTCCTCATCCAGCAGGCCGAGCGGCGCGGCCACCGCGAGGGTCTGGGCATGCTTGGCGCGACGTTCCTGTACGGTGCCGTTTTTGCCGTCGTCTTCGCGCTCGTGCTCAACCCGCTTGCGACCGGCGTCCTTTCTCGCTTCCTTCCCGCGCTCGACGCGCGCTTTGTCGCCATCGTGGTCGCGGCCCCGCTTGTCGAGGAAGCCGTGAAGGCCTACGG